From the genome of Planctomycetia bacterium:
GTCCGTAGCGGCACGTAGTTTAATGGGAACTCGGTGTTGGGATTGCAGAGGATGCCGGCGACTTCGATGCGAAGCGCCGCGGGGCGACCGGCGTAAGGACCGAGATACATGCGGCGGCCGTCGTAATCGTTGGCGTGCAGGTTGTCCCAGATGAGCGGTTTACGGCGCAGGCGGCTTTGCAGCGTACGTGCATGTTCGACCGTGATTTCGCGCGCGATGATTTCGGGGCCGGTCCAACAGATGTCGATGGCTTCGTCGAGTTCGCGTCCGATGGTTTCGAGATAGCCGGCGCCGCCGAGTTGTCGCTCGGCCATGCGCCCGCAGTAGGGCGTTGGGCAGAAGAGAAACCGCGCATTGGGGCGGCGCTCACGCAGCCAGCGAAACGCCGCGTTGGCGATGTGGCATTGCGCGGCGGCAAAGGTATCGAAGCGCTCGCGGTCCTCGGACCTCATCTGGTCGGGGATGTCGTCGAACAGGAGCGCGAAGTCGTCGCAACCCAGGGCGAGCAGTTGGTCGAAGCGGGCGAGGATGCGTTCTAGTTCCGCCGGTTCGTTGAAACGGATATCGAGCCCGGGACTGAGCGCGTAGATAAACCTGATGCCGCGCTCTCGGCAGCCGCGGATCATCGCTGTCAACGGCGCGGTTTCGGACGGCTCATATAATTCGCGCCAGGCGGCGCGGTGTTTGAGATCGTCTTTGGGCGCATAGAGATAGGTATTCAGCCGCCCGGCCGACATCCATTCGAGCAACTCGGCGCGCTCGGCCGGCGACCAGGGCGGGCCGTAGAAGCCTTCGATGACTCCGGCCAGGAAAGGCGGCGGCGAAGCTTGCGACATCGAAACGTAGGCTCGGCGGAAGGAGATGCGGCGAATCGGCGCGTCATTGCGCTTCGCCAGTATCTCAGCAAGTCCGGCCGGGCATCAACCGGGTCCCGCGAATCCGCTTACCCAGAACGGCGGCGGACAAAGCGCCTTCCGAAGACCATTCCGGCCAGGGCGATGCCACCAAGGACGACGGCGCTGGGTTCCGGCACAGAACGCGCGCCACCTGACGCGGTGGCAAGGAAATCGTAGTTGATTCCCATAAGCTCGACTGAACCGGCAACAAACAAATCGGCCGCCTCAGACGAGGAGTCGAACATCGGGCCTTGCCAGAAGTCTGCCCCGGTCAACGCGGCATCCGCGGCGGGCCGTTCTGGACCGAAGTTGGCCGCGACCGTACCGGACGAGTCTTGGAGGGCGCGATCCACCGTGGCATTGCCGAACAGATCGACGAATTGAGCGCCGTCGCTTTCCAGGCTGGAAATGACCGGGCAACCGGCATAAACCGGCGCGGCGGTGAGTGCGAGCGTCGCCACGGTCAACAAGCGGATTCGCAAGGCCATACTTCTGTTCCTGGCAAAATGCACGCGGCAGGCAAGAACGCCCTGACCGTCGCGAACGTCCTATTTTATGTACCCGTCCGATCGCGCTCTATCGCGCAAGTCAGGTATCATACTAGCAACGGTTGCGGCGTCCTTCAATCAATTTGAAAGCGAATTCGCCCCGGATACCCCTCGCTTTTGCTAGTCAGTAGGGCGCGGGTGGAGTGCGATTCGCAGTCATGCTTGAGACTTTCATGGCGATCCAGAAGTTCCCTGAACATCGATTTCGCGGCGGCTTTTCTCTGATTTCCGCGGGGTTTCGCCGGATCGGCGCCGTCAGCCTGACTGTCATCATGCTGGCTGGCTGCACTGAGAGCGTTGCTCTGCGACCGGCAGATGGGAACGTCGAGCAATCGGCCGACGCTTTGAGGTTGTTGGACCTGGAAGGTAACGAGTTTGACGTTTGGGGGGATGATGCGGCCCAGGCGACCGTGGTCGTGTTTTTGCGATCGGACTGTCCCATTTCGAACCGGTACGCCCCGGAGTTGCGGCGATTGCATGACGAATTTGCTCCGCAAGGCGTGCGATTTGTGATGGTCTATGTCGATCCGCGGGAGACAGTGGAGGAGATTCGTAGTCATCGCGCGGAGTATGAGTATCCCGGCGACGCGGTCCGCGATACGACGCACGCGCTGGTGAAACTGACCGGCGCGAGCGTAACGCCTGAGGCTGTGGTGTTCGATCGAGAGCGTCAACGGACTTATCGCGGGCGCATTGACGACCAGTTCGTAGAGTTGGGGAAGTCTCGGGCGACGGCGACTCGGCATGACCTCGAAGAGGCGATCCGCGCGACGCTGGCCGGGGAGCCTATTGCGGAAGCGGAGACCGAGGCCGTGGGTTGTTACATCGAAGACTTGGATTGACGCGCCCGAGATGATTGACGCATCGCATGAACCGCCGCGCTGGGCTTCGCGCGTTTGGGCATTGGTCATTGTGGCGACCGCCGGGTGCTCCGAGTCGCCGGGGCCGGTAGCGCCAGATGCTGCACCGTTGAAAGTTGACGCCGTCAAGTCGGAAGTCAGCTATTCGGTGAACATCCGGCCGATCGTATTGGAGAAGTGCGTTTCCTGCCATCAACCGGGGGACGCCGCGCCGTTCAGTTTGTTGACGTACGACGACGCCAAGAAGCGGGCGCGGCAGATTGCCGACGTGACCGCCAGTGGATTGATGCCGCCTTGGTTGCCGCGGAACGAGCATGGGTTGTTTGCGGGCGATCGACGACTTACGGACGCGCAGAAGCAATTGCTCAAGGCCTGGGCCGACGCTGATGCGCCGGCGGGACCGGTCGTCGCTGACGCGCCGGCGACCGGGGCAGCCGCGGAATGGAAGCTTGGTAAGCCGGATTTGATTCTGGAAAGCCCGGCGTATGAAGTGCCGGCGGCGGGGGCGGATGAATTTCGCAACTTTGTGATTGCGACCGGGATTGATCGCCCGCGGTGGGTGGAGTCGATTGAGTTGCGGCCGCTCAATCCGCGGGTGACGCATCATGCGCGGATTGGCCTGGACGACTCGCGCGAATCTGAACGGCGCGACGCGGATGATCCGCTGCCGGGCTATGCGGGGATGGCGTGGCGGCGCGATCCGGAAGGGCAACTCGTCACCTGGGTGCCGGGTATTCAGCCGGGGATGGTGAATCGTGATTTCGCCTGGCGACTGTTGCCGGAGCGAAAGTTGGCGCTGCATACGCATCTGCAGCCGTCTGGAAAACCGGAGACGGCGCAGTTTCGGCTGGGGATTCGCTTCACCGATGAGCCGCCGCGGTTGCGGCCGCTGGTGTTGCGGATTGGGAGCCGGGATATTGATATTCCGGCTGGTGAGCGGCGCCACGTCTTGGCGGACGAATTTACGTTGCCGATCGATGTGACGGTGCATGCGGTGTTTCCGCACGCGCATTCGCTTTGCGAGTCGATTAACGTCGCCGCCGAGTTGCCGGATGGGAAGTCGGTGTCGTTGATCGAGATCGAGCATTTTGATGAGAAGTGGCACGACAACTATCGTTACGCGAACCCGATTGAATTGCCGCGCGGGACGAAGTTGCGTTCGGCGTTCACGTATGACAACTCCGCAGCGAATCCGCGGAACCGACATCATCCGCCGGTGCGTGTGCGGTATGGCTCGAACGCCGATGAAGAGATGGCGGACGTTTATTTGCAGGTCGTGGCGACCGAGGCCGACGAGCGCGAGATGCTCGTCGAGGATTTCAAGCAGTACGAATTGAAATCGAAGGTGATTGGTTTTCAGCGCACGTTGGAGGGACATCCGGAGGATCCGTTCAGCCGTGAAGGACTGGCGGCGAGTTATGTGGCGCTCGGGGAGCCGGACAAGGCGCTCGCGGCGTTGACATCGTACGAAGCCGGCGCGGCGGAGTCGGTCTACTATCTGACGCACTTGGGACTCGTGTACGCGACGAAGGGGGATCATGCCAAGGCGGAAGAAGTGTTGCGGCAAGCGTTGATGAAGGATCGCGCTTTCCCGTTGGCGTGGTTGGGGTTGGGACAAGCGCTGTTGTCCGAAGCGAAGCTGGATGAGGCGGAGCAGGCATTTCGGCAGGCGACAGACCTTGCGCCGGAGCTGACGGATGCGCAGCTAGGGCTGGCCGGCATATTGATGCGCGGCGGTAAGTTCGATGAGGCCGCGGCGGCGTGTGAAGCGGCGCTGCGCAATGCGCCGGATCATGCGCCGGCGCACCTGAAGTTGGCGGAGATTCGCGTCAAGCAAGGACGGGCCGATGATGCGCTGGAGTTGTTGCGTGCGGCGTATTTCAAAGCGCCGTATATTCATCCGCCGAAGGTGCTGTTGGCGGTTTACTCTTTGCAGAACGGCGATCCGGAGCGTGCGCGGACGTTATTGCAGGAGGCTTGCCAGGAAGCGCCGGAGCATCCGGTGCCGGAGTTGTTTCTTGGCCAATTGGCGATGAACGGCGATCAGCTTGACGTTGCCCGTGAGCACCTTGGTCGGGCGGCGATATTGCCGACGCCGACGAATTGGCCGCGGAGTCATCGGCATCGGTTTTTGGTGTTACTGCACGCCGAGCGGTTTCATTTGGCTGAGCGGTTGAAGGATATTGGCCTGGCGCGGGAGGCGGTGGCGGCGTGGTTGCTGGAGGAGCCGGGGAATGGGAAGTTGCTGGAGTTGAGGAGGGAGTTGGGGGAGTAGCGTGTCGGCCGCCCCGTTGGGGCTACCGGGTATATGTAATCGCGGTTTCCAGGGGTTCGCTGCGCTCACCCCTGGCTACTGACGGTCGCCCCTTTGGGGCTTGATCGCAAGCGCGATGTTGGCGCATCGCATCGAGCAAAGGGAGACCTTCGGTCGGGCGGGTGGCACGGTCGGGAGACCGTGCCACAACAGAGCCAAAGGCGGTATTTCGAACCATCTGACAAACAGGCTATGCGAGCGATGCCATGCGAATCTACTTGTTGTTTATGATCGTCTCCGCTTGTACCGTTAGCGCCTGCTCTCATGCTGACGAATCAACGTCTCGGATGCAGTCAGCGAACGACCCCGCGTCGGAACAGCTGGCCGATACGAACGCAACAGAATCTAAGCTTGCCGCTGATCAAAGGGCAATCTTTGACGCACTGCTCCATGACGTTCTGACGGATCCCGATTTCAAGGACTCCCGTGAATTCTACGGAACTGCCGGTGACCAGCAATTCGCACTTGTGTGCAACGAGAATAGTGGAGTACTGTGGCCCGAATGGTACATTCCATCTGTGGAAGGCTTTGAATCTTCGCGCGTTATTGAAGGCGCTCCGACAGACGACAGTCGACCGCGGCTCTTGGGAATCCGACTGGACAAGTTCAACGTTGGTGAAGAACCAAATGACGATGGATACCGGCTTCTCGACGGGCAAATCCAAATCACGTTGTTGAACGCCGGGGGCACAGGCGGCGACTCGATTCGCACCGGTGGATGCAATGTGTTCTACGACGCCAATTACGACCGAGGAAAGTGGATCGTCCAATGCAAGGGCTCAATTGACCCGTGAAGTTCCCGTCACCAATCGCGAACTCAAATCGGCTCGCCCATTCGATTCTGAAACTCGCGTATTTCGTACGCGGCGATTGGTTTTCCTTTGTTCGACTTCGCTGGTCCGTCAACGCTTGGGCGGCCAACTTACCGCAAACTCACCGTCACCGTCTTCGTTTCCGTATACGCGTCGAGGCCTTTTTCGCCGAGTTCTCGGCCGAGGCCGGACATTTTGAAGCCGCCGAAGGGGGCGGCGGCGTCGAAGACGTCGTAGCAGTTGATCCAGACCGTGCCGGCGCGGACGGCGGCGGCGAGGCGGTGGGCTTTGCCGATGTCGCGGGTCCAGACGGCTGCGGCCAGGCCGAAGCAGGTGTTGTTGGCGCGCTCGACAATTTCATCCACGCTCTTGAAACGCAGTACCGACATCACCGGGCCGAAGATTTCGTCCTTCGCGATGGCCATGTTGTCTTGGACGTCGGCGAAGAGGGTCGGCTCGATGAAATAGCCTTGGTCGCCGAAGCGTTTGCCGCCGGTGACGCAGGAGGCGCCTTCCTGTTTGCCGAGGTCGATGTACTTCATGATCTTGTCGAACTGCGCGCGATCGACCTGCGGGCCTTGCTCCGTGGCCGGGTCGAACGGATCGCCGAGGCGGCGTTTCTGGTTCATGGAGGAGATCGCGTCGATGAACTTGTCGTAGACTTTGTCCTCGACGAAGACGCGGCTGCCTGCGCAGCAGCATTGGCCCTGATTGAGATACAGCCCGACGTGCGCGCCGATGGCGGCGGCGTTCAGGTCGGCGTCGGCGAAGATGATGTTGGGGCTTTTGCCGCCGAGTTCGAAGGTGAGCCGCTTCAAGGTCTGCGCGGCATCGACCATGATGAGTTGCGCGGTGCGATGTTCGCCGGTGAAGGCGATCTTATCGACACCCGGATGCTTGACGATCGACGCGCCGGCCGTGGGGCCGTAACCGGGGACGACGTTTATCACGCCGTCGGGGATGCCGGCCTTCTGCGCGAGGCGCGCGAGGCGCAAGCAGGTGAGCGGAGTTTGTTCCGCCGGCTTCATGACGATGGTGCAGCCTGCCGCGAGCGCCGGTCCCCATTTCCAGGCGACCATCAGCATCGGGAAATTCCACGGGATGATCTGCCCGGCGACGCCGACCGGCTCGCGGCGCGTGTAAGTGAGGTACGGGCCGCGGATGGGAATCGTCTGGCCGTGAATCTTGTCGGCGTACCCGGCGTAATAGCGGAGGCAATCGACGGCGAGCTTGATGTCAACATTGGCCGATTCGCGAATTGGTTTGCCGTTGTCGAGCGTTTCAAGCCGTGCGAGCTCGTCGGCGTCCTGCTCGATCAAATCGCAGAGCTTGTGCATCAACGCGCCGCGATCGCGGGCGTCCATCTTCGACCACTCGCCGCCGTCGAAGGCCTTGCGGGCCGCCTTGACGGCGAGATCGACGTCGGCGGCGTCTCCTTCCGCGACTTGGGCGATGACGGTTTCCGTCGCGGGGTCGATCGTTTCGAAGGTTTTTCCACTGACGGCGGGCTGCCACTGGCCGCCGATGAAGCATTCGGTTTGGCGAATCTGCGGACGGGCATGTTTGATGGGGGCAGTCGCGGTGGCCATGAGAGAATCCTCCGTGGGCGAGTTTGGGCGGCGATGGGGCTCCGGGGAATTGTAGGGGAATGCCGGGAAAGGTGGATAGAGCGCGCTCGGTCGTAGTGCCGGAAGGGTGAGCGTTACGTCGCGCGGTTGCGATAGAGCGACGGATCAACGCACGACGTCATTTCCGCGATGCTGGGGCGGCTGCTGAGGAATTCGTAGACTTGCGTGGCGATGGGCTCTGGCGACGCCATGAGTTCGCCGTAATTGACGAACATCGTTGTGAGGTGCGATTGTTTTTCCAGCCAGACGAAGAGGCGTTCCAGGTGGAGTTCGTAGGCTTGCTTCATCTTGTCGGCCGGGGCTGGCGTGCGATCCAAGCGGAGCAGCATTTTTTCCTGGGAGCGGAGCATCTCGTCTAGATCGCGGCGCATGAAGATCACGCGATAGTCTTCGGTTGGCGGGAGGTCGTAGAGCAACTGCGAGACGGCCTTGAGCGCCTTGCCGCGCGCGCTGGGAAGCCAGTCGGCGTTTTGCTTGACTTTTTTGACGTCCTCGAACTCGTAGTAGCCTTTGGGGTTGTCGATGTCGGCGGTGCGGAGGTGGTCGGTCATGATTTCGATGCCGCCGCGGTCGAGCATCTGCATCATGAGCGACGTACCGGAGCGCGGGAGGCCGGAGACGACGATGATTTCTTCGTGCATGATTGTGATTGCGGTTAGATTTGCACGTTCAGCCAAGGTTTGCCGACAAACGCGGCGACCATCGAGACGATGAACCAATAGATCACCCAGGTATCGGCGCCGGTGGGGAAAGATTTTCGAGCGGGGTATTCAATGGCGATCGATTGCACCGCGGAGTCCGCGCCGAACGGCGGTTCCGCGGGATGCACGAGCAAGTCGCCGAGCGCGTGATCGGGGCGCTTCAGACTGGTGCGCATCAACCCGTCGCCGACCATCAGGTCTTTGCTGAACGCCTGGTCGCCGATGCGCAGGTTTAACGTGTGCTGGCCGGCTGCTTTGGCTTTCAGCTTCCAGAATACGGAGTGATCGCTTTGAACGCGCAGCGGGCCGATGACGGGTTCGAAGGCGTCGTTGGCGTCGAGCGAAACGTCGGCGACTTGGGCGTCGTCGCGCAGGCGGACTTCGACGAGGGCTTCCTCGCCGATTTTCAATGGTCGCGCTTGATACCAGAGCGCCAGTTGGCCGAGCACCAGGCAGGCGGGCAGGGCCATCACCAACATCGGAATGATCGCCAGCAGCATCAATTTACCGGCGCCGGCAAAGACGCGCCCCTGGGCGCGCATGGTTACGGCCGGGCTGTCTTTGAAGAGCTTGAGCGCCAGCAGGTTGGCTTTGATGTCGTCGCGGACGCGTTTGATCGCGCCTTGATTCGAGGTGTACTTGAAGGCGTACAACATCACGAGGCCCGTGGCCGAGGCGGCGATTGTTGCCGATAGCCAGCCTGGGAGCCAGGCGGTCGGCGCAAGCACGATGCGCCCGATGGCGTTCGCCAGGGCGTTCAGCCAGATGAGGACTTGAGCCGCGGCTTCCATTACTCGATGTATCCCAAGCCCCGCAGTTGATCGGCGACCTGGCCTTCGGCCTCTTCGACCTTGAGGCGCTGCAGTTCATTTTCGACGGCGTGGGCGACGAATTCTTCCACGTCGGAATAGCCGAGTTTTTCGGCGGCGGATTGGGCGCGATCGTGGAGGGTGGAGTCGAGGTTGATTTTGGGCATTGGGGAAGGGAGAGAGGAAAGGAGGAAAGCAAATTTGAGCGGTTTTAAAAGTGTCGCCCCGTTGGGGCTCTGATTGTTGGTACGGCGCCTAATCCAGGGGTTGGCACCCCTGGCTATTATCGGTCGCCCCTCCGGGGCTAAGTACAATGCACTCCCTTACTCCCTTACTCCCTTACTCCCTTACTCCCTTACTCCTCAAAAGAAACTCTTGCCGTTCATTGTCGTTGGGGTCTGCAATCCGAACTCCGCCAGGATGGATGGGGCTACGTCGATCAGGGAGGGGGCTTTTGAGTTCATGGATTTGTTGGCGAACAGGATGCCGGGGACTTCCAGGGCGTCGGCGCAGTGGTCGGCGCTCCAGGCCTGGTCGTTTCTCAGCAGGATATCTTCGGTCAGGTCGCCGAGGCAGGTGGCCCAACTGGCGCGGCAGCCGCGGGCGTAGCCGACGATCAGGTCGGGGGCGAGGGCCGTCGAATCGCCTTGATAAACTTCATCCGCGCGGTAGACGTTGCGAATCACCGGCTTACCGTCGTAGCCGGTGATTGCCGTCAGGCGCGCGACAAGTTCTTTGAGCAGCGTTTCCTGTTGTTCGCCAGGCTCGACAATGCCGTCGCGTTCGCGCCCCTTGAGATTCAAATAAAGGCCGTTGATGCCGAGGCCGTAGGCGCGGGTTTGCGACCAATCGACGTCCTTCATGATTGACGTGCATTCCGGCGGGCCGAGGTAGCCGGCGTAGCGCAGGAATGAGTTCAAATTGAACTGCCAGCCGAAGTTGGCGAAGCCGTGGTCGCTCATCACGAGCACCGTCGCCTTGCCGCCGTAGCGATCCAGCATGTCGCCGACGACTTGATCGAGCCGTTGATACAAGCGGCGCACATGCTCGTGCCACTTCTTCGCTTCGGTCGTGGAGCGGATGGGGTGGGGATCGTCGGAATCCCACCAGAACATGTGCGATTGCAGGTCGCTGCTGGAAAAGTAAAAGAACAGCAGTCCGTCTTCGTAGTCGTCGACGGCGTAGTCGAAGAGCGCGAGACGTTCTTCCAGCACGTGCGTGGCTTGCTTGAAGAACTCGTCGTCGACGAAGACGCGATTCGACCGGGCTTTGTGATCTTCTTGAAAACCTGCGGTGCCGAACAGGCCGAGCTTATCGGCGATTTCCGGTAGAAACTCGGCCGGTTCGGACATGGCGACGGCCGGCACCGAGGGATCGATGTTGATTGGCGTGACGTAGAGCCGGAAGTTCGGCGCAACTTCTTGCAGCAGGAAGCGGCAGATGCCTGAGGCGTGTTGATCGGGCAGGAATTCCGGTGTTTCGAGGGCAAAGTCGATTTGCGTCCAGGCGCTCCACTGGCCGGCCTTCATGAGGAGCTTCTTGCCTTGAATCTCGACGAGCGCCGCGTTGGCCGCGCGGTCGCGGTGGACGCGAAACGGAATGTTCACCGGCTTCGGCGTTTTGAGAATCGTGTTCGCGGGGCCCATGAGTTCCGCCTGGGCCGTGTCGGACTCGAACTTGAGCTTGAACCGCCAGCCGCCCCCTTCGTCGACGGGCTCCGGCGCGTTGTTGTCGGCGAAGTGTTGGTAGGTTCCATACGAGCCGAGCATGTCGGGCGTGCCCATGCCGGAGATGCAGCGATGGTAACCATACTGCGAAGGACTCGGCGGGTAGTTGGCCGGGAGATCGTAGAAGGTGGAAGGGATTTTTTCCTTGTCGAGGTAATCCCAAAATGGCACGCCCTGCCGACGGAGCAATGTGGCTGACGGTTGATGGTTGAAGGGCCAGAAATCGAGTTGCAGGTTGTAATCGCCGACTTCCCAACCGCCATGGCCGGGGATGGTCTCGGCGGCGGAATAGAACGGCGCACATTGTTCGTGCGGGTGGCGGTGAATGAAATCGAAGATGCCATGCGAGCCCGGCCCGGAGCCGTTGATGAAATTGGCCCAAGCCACGGGACTCTGCGGCGGGATGCTGGTGCCGAGCGGCGAGAACCCGCCGGTTGCGCGGAGCTTGCTCAGGTGCGGCAGCAGTCCCTCGTTCATCATGCTTTCGGTGAGCCGAGGATCCATGCCGTCGATACCGATGACGATGACTTTCTTGCCGATGCTCCGCGACGCGCGCGTGCGGCCAGAAAGCCAGACCGCGCCGCCAAGGCCGGCTGCGCCGAGCGTGGC
Proteins encoded in this window:
- a CDS encoding beta-N-acetylglucosaminidase domain-containing protein, which codes for MSQASPPPFLAGVIEGFYGPPWSPAERAELLEWMSAGRLNTYLYAPKDDLKHRAAWRELYEPSETAPLTAMIRGCRERGIRFIYALSPGLDIRFNEPAELERILARFDQLLALGCDDFALLFDDIPDQMRSEDRERFDTFAAAQCHIANAAFRWLRERRPNARFLFCPTPYCGRMAERQLGGAGYLETIGRELDEAIDICWTGPEIIAREITVEHARTLQSRLRRKPLIWDNLHANDYDGRRMYLGPYAGRPAALRIEVAGILCNPNTEFPLNYVPLRTFADYVEAPDNWDPRAAYLAAMQEWLPRFATHKGPATSEDLLLFGDSYYLPYEAGTEAATLRRFAEDFIINNQPDAGAEFLERGARLRNFCAALTDLSDRPLFYALHRRAWELREELDLLLGYVRAKQADPSATFHSDFHLPRTYRGGLVAQLQRLLALQPDGSFFPANAASPSHLPRRDEN
- a CDS encoding tetratricopeptide repeat protein; its protein translation is MIDASHEPPRWASRVWALVIVATAGCSESPGPVAPDAAPLKVDAVKSEVSYSVNIRPIVLEKCVSCHQPGDAAPFSLLTYDDAKKRARQIADVTASGLMPPWLPRNEHGLFAGDRRLTDAQKQLLKAWADADAPAGPVVADAPATGAAAEWKLGKPDLILESPAYEVPAAGADEFRNFVIATGIDRPRWVESIELRPLNPRVTHHARIGLDDSRESERRDADDPLPGYAGMAWRRDPEGQLVTWVPGIQPGMVNRDFAWRLLPERKLALHTHLQPSGKPETAQFRLGIRFTDEPPRLRPLVLRIGSRDIDIPAGERRHVLADEFTLPIDVTVHAVFPHAHSLCESINVAAELPDGKSVSLIEIEHFDEKWHDNYRYANPIELPRGTKLRSAFTYDNSAANPRNRHHPPVRVRYGSNADEEMADVYLQVVATEADEREMLVEDFKQYELKSKVIGFQRTLEGHPEDPFSREGLAASYVALGEPDKALAALTSYEAGAAESVYYLTHLGLVYATKGDHAKAEEVLRQALMKDRAFPLAWLGLGQALLSEAKLDEAEQAFRQATDLAPELTDAQLGLAGILMRGGKFDEAAAACEAALRNAPDHAPAHLKLAEIRVKQGRADDALELLRAAYFKAPYIHPPKVLLAVYSLQNGDPERARTLLQEACQEAPEHPVPELFLGQLAMNGDQLDVAREHLGRAAILPTPTNWPRSHRHRFLVLLHAERFHLAERLKDIGLAREAVAAWLLEEPGNGKLLELRRELGE
- a CDS encoding aldehyde dehydrogenase family protein: MATATAPIKHARPQIRQTECFIGGQWQPAVSGKTFETIDPATETVIAQVAEGDAADVDLAVKAARKAFDGGEWSKMDARDRGALMHKLCDLIEQDADELARLETLDNGKPIRESANVDIKLAVDCLRYYAGYADKIHGQTIPIRGPYLTYTRREPVGVAGQIIPWNFPMLMVAWKWGPALAAGCTIVMKPAEQTPLTCLRLARLAQKAGIPDGVINVVPGYGPTAGASIVKHPGVDKIAFTGEHRTAQLIMVDAAQTLKRLTFELGGKSPNIIFADADLNAAAIGAHVGLYLNQGQCCCAGSRVFVEDKVYDKFIDAISSMNQKRRLGDPFDPATEQGPQVDRAQFDKIMKYIDLGKQEGASCVTGGKRFGDQGYFIEPTLFADVQDNMAIAKDEIFGPVMSVLRFKSVDEIVERANNTCFGLAAAVWTRDIGKAHRLAAAVRAGTVWINCYDVFDAAAPFGGFKMSGLGRELGEKGLDAYTETKTVTVSLR
- a CDS encoding redoxin domain-containing protein produces the protein MLETFMAIQKFPEHRFRGGFSLISAGFRRIGAVSLTVIMLAGCTESVALRPADGNVEQSADALRLLDLEGNEFDVWGDDAAQATVVVFLRSDCPISNRYAPELRRLHDEFAPQGVRFVMVYVDPRETVEEIRSHRAEYEYPGDAVRDTTHALVKLTGASVTPEAVVFDRERQRTYRGRIDDQFVELGKSRATATRHDLEEAIRATLAGEPIAEAETEAVGCYIEDLD
- a CDS encoding alkaline phosphatase family protein gives rise to the protein MTATNKPRFNRRKLLRGSAVAATLGAAGLGGAVWLSGRTRASRSIGKKVIVIGIDGMDPRLTESMMNEGLLPHLSKLRATGGFSPLGTSIPPQSPVAWANFINGSGPGSHGIFDFIHRHPHEQCAPFYSAAETIPGHGGWEVGDYNLQLDFWPFNHQPSATLLRRQGVPFWDYLDKEKIPSTFYDLPANYPPSPSQYGYHRCISGMGTPDMLGSYGTYQHFADNNAPEPVDEGGGWRFKLKFESDTAQAELMGPANTILKTPKPVNIPFRVHRDRAANAALVEIQGKKLLMKAGQWSAWTQIDFALETPEFLPDQHASGICRFLLQEVAPNFRLYVTPINIDPSVPAVAMSEPAEFLPEIADKLGLFGTAGFQEDHKARSNRVFVDDEFFKQATHVLEERLALFDYAVDDYEDGLLFFYFSSSDLQSHMFWWDSDDPHPIRSTTEAKKWHEHVRRLYQRLDQVVGDMLDRYGGKATVLVMSDHGFANFGWQFNLNSFLRYAGYLGPPECTSIMKDVDWSQTRAYGLGINGLYLNLKGRERDGIVEPGEQQETLLKELVARLTAITGYDGKPVIRNVYRADEVYQGDSTALAPDLIVGYARGCRASWATCLGDLTEDILLRNDQAWSADHCADALEVPGILFANKSMNSKAPSLIDVAPSILAEFGLQTPTTMNGKSFF
- a CDS encoding sulfotransferase family protein, coding for MHEEIIVVSGLPRSGTSLMMQMLDRGGIEIMTDHLRTADIDNPKGYYEFEDVKKVKQNADWLPSARGKALKAVSQLLYDLPPTEDYRVIFMRRDLDEMLRSQEKMLLRLDRTPAPADKMKQAYELHLERLFVWLEKQSHLTTMFVNYGELMASPEPIATQVYEFLSSRPSIAEMTSCVDPSLYRNRAT
- a CDS encoding PEP-CTERM sorting domain-containing protein; translated protein: MALRIRLLTVATLALTAAPVYAGCPVISSLESDGAQFVDLFGNATVDRALQDSSGTVAANFGPERPAADAALTGADFWQGPMFDSSSEAADLFVAGSVELMGINYDFLATASGGARSVPEPSAVVLGGIALAGMVFGRRFVRRRSG